The following proteins are encoded in a genomic region of Aminivibrio pyruvatiphilus:
- a CDS encoding chemotaxis protein CheD, which yields MEKAHHVGMADMVVVSAPESLVTLGLGSCIGLVLFDQAAKVAGMAHIMLPDSRGAGQKALEKPGKFADTAVPALIAEVCRKGAVRSRLKAKMAGGSQMFALPGAQTDFLAVGSRNARETEDLLKQHGIPVAAMDTGGNKGRTVEFSTKTWMLTVKVLGKGTAEI from the coding sequence ATGGAGAAGGCGCATCACGTCGGGATGGCCGATATGGTGGTCGTATCAGCTCCCGAGTCCCTTGTGACGCTCGGGCTGGGCTCGTGCATCGGACTTGTGCTTTTTGACCAGGCGGCAAAGGTGGCGGGTATGGCTCACATTATGCTTCCCGACAGCCGCGGTGCCGGGCAGAAGGCGCTCGAAAAACCGGGAAAATTCGCCGACACGGCTGTGCCTGCCCTGATCGCGGAGGTCTGCCGGAAGGGGGCCGTCCGGTCCCGCCTGAAGGCCAAGATGGCCGGGGGGTCCCAGATGTTTGCCCTCCCCGGGGCCCAGACCGACTTCCTCGCGGTGGGCAGCAGGAATGCCAGGGAGACGGAGGATCTGCTCAAGCAGCACGGAATTCCCGTGGCAGCCATGGATACGGGAGGAAACAAGGGAAGGACCGTGGAATTCTCCACGAAAACATGGATGCTCACGGTAAAGGTGCTGGGAAAGGGAACGGCGGAAATATAA
- a CDS encoding chemotaxis protein CheC, with protein MDLANFSSLQLDAMREVGNIGAGNAATALSMMLARPVDMDVPKAELVSIYELAEYYGDPLTMVSAVFVRSEGEFTCSLIFIQEEDEGRKLVDLLISHQMGGMDPASVPEEMRDSALTEVGNIILSSFLNAINVLIGGTHSISVPGIAHDMLGSILDVVASIFGQSGEHALIVDTALKVENVEGGISGKVIMLPDPGSLEILLGKLQVL; from the coding sequence ATGGATCTTGCAAACTTCAGCAGCCTGCAGCTCGACGCCATGCGGGAAGTGGGCAACATAGGCGCGGGAAACGCCGCCACCGCCCTCTCCATGATGCTCGCGCGCCCCGTGGACATGGATGTCCCCAAGGCGGAACTGGTGTCCATCTATGAACTGGCGGAGTACTACGGAGACCCCCTGACCATGGTGTCGGCGGTGTTCGTCCGTTCCGAGGGCGAGTTCACCTGCAGCCTTATTTTCATCCAGGAAGAGGACGAGGGCAGAAAGCTCGTCGATCTTCTCATCAGCCACCAGATGGGCGGCATGGATCCCGCCTCGGTTCCCGAAGAGATGCGGGACAGCGCACTGACGGAAGTGGGCAACATCATCCTCAGTTCCTTCCTGAACGCCATCAACGTCCTCATCGGGGGAACCCACAGCATTTCGGTTCCCGGAATCGCTCACGACATGCTCGGTTCCATCCTCGACGTGGTGGCCTCCATCTTCGGCCAGTCCGGGGAACACGCCCTGATCGTGGACACGGCGCTGAAAGTGGAGAACGTGGAAGGGGGCATCTCGGGAAAAGTAATCATGCTTCCCGACCCCGGATCTTTGGAAATACTTCTCGGAAAGCTGCAGGTGCTCTGA
- the flhA gene encoding flagellar biosynthesis protein FlhA, translating to MSVFKKMLHYSDIGMAGLVMLIVVMMIIPLPTWLLDVLLTVNITLGVVVLLSTFYAQRALDLAAFPTMLLIVTLFRLALNVSTTRLILLNADAGQVISAFGNFVVGGNYVVGAVVFLILVIIQFLVITKGAERVAEVAARFTLDAMPGKQMAIDADLNAGLIDESGARERRLTIQREADFYGAMDGASKFVKGDAIAGLIITLINIIGGLSIGVLQRGLPLERALGLYSLLTVGDGLVSQIPALLFSTATGVIVTRAAGQTDLGKDIFTSLTNYPRPLFIGAVLLFALAMVPGLPTIPFLLLGSFLTLMGYWVYREGKIQEAEGGEKRREGGKPQAPGAPGEGAKPQGAPSSPEDVMRLLTVDPMEAEIGYAIIPLVDPGQGGDMLDRIGTIRKQMAMELGLIVPPIRIRDNIQIKPTEYILRVKGAETGRGELLPDHYLAMNTGSAEEEIVGVPAVEPAFGLPAVWISPEMRDKAESLGYTVVDAPSVLATHLSEVIKRFGADLLTRQEVQKLTDMVKEAAPAVVEEMMAALSLGEIQKVLQNLVREQVPIRDLVSIFEALADYGKTSRSVDFLTERVRESLARLITIRMQDETGTVTVATLSPNWEQKIKAAMEGDLLRGWQFNMDPREVQKMMGAVSRAAEDMSVKGMVPVLLVHPDVRLVMRRILEGSLPSLFVISYNEISQGAQLKSVGMVE from the coding sequence ATGTCAGTGTTCAAAAAGATGCTCCATTATTCGGATATAGGCATGGCAGGGCTCGTGATGCTCATCGTGGTGATGATGATCATCCCGCTGCCCACGTGGCTTCTGGACGTGCTGCTGACGGTGAACATCACCCTCGGCGTGGTGGTCCTGCTCTCCACGTTCTATGCCCAGAGGGCCCTCGACCTCGCCGCCTTCCCCACCATGCTCCTGATCGTGACCCTTTTCCGCCTCGCCCTGAACGTCTCCACCACGAGACTCATTCTGCTGAACGCCGATGCGGGCCAGGTCATCAGCGCCTTCGGCAATTTCGTGGTGGGTGGAAACTACGTGGTCGGAGCCGTGGTCTTCCTCATCCTCGTGATCATCCAGTTTCTCGTCATTACCAAGGGCGCCGAACGGGTAGCTGAAGTTGCGGCACGGTTCACCCTTGATGCCATGCCGGGCAAGCAGATGGCCATCGACGCCGACCTGAACGCCGGGCTCATCGATGAGTCCGGCGCCAGGGAGCGGCGGCTCACTATCCAGCGGGAGGCGGATTTCTACGGCGCCATGGACGGAGCCTCCAAATTCGTCAAGGGAGACGCCATCGCAGGTCTCATCATCACTCTCATCAACATTATCGGCGGCCTGTCCATCGGGGTGCTCCAGCGGGGACTTCCCCTGGAGAGGGCCCTCGGCCTGTACAGCCTCCTGACCGTGGGAGACGGCCTCGTCTCCCAGATTCCCGCCCTCCTGTTCTCCACCGCCACCGGCGTCATCGTCACCCGGGCGGCAGGGCAGACGGACCTTGGAAAGGATATTTTCACCTCTCTGACCAACTATCCCCGGCCGCTCTTCATCGGCGCCGTGCTGCTCTTTGCCCTTGCCATGGTGCCGGGGCTTCCCACCATTCCCTTTCTTCTCCTGGGTTCCTTCCTGACACTCATGGGCTACTGGGTCTACAGGGAAGGGAAGATCCAGGAAGCCGAAGGCGGGGAGAAGCGGCGGGAGGGAGGGAAACCCCAGGCGCCGGGCGCTCCCGGAGAAGGGGCAAAGCCTCAGGGGGCCCCGTCCTCACCGGAGGATGTCATGCGTCTCCTGACCGTGGATCCCATGGAGGCGGAAATCGGGTATGCCATCATTCCCCTCGTGGACCCCGGCCAGGGAGGGGACATGCTGGACCGCATCGGGACCATCAGGAAGCAGATGGCCATGGAACTCGGTCTCATCGTGCCCCCCATACGGATCCGGGACAACATCCAGATCAAGCCCACGGAATACATTCTGCGGGTCAAGGGGGCGGAGACGGGACGGGGAGAGCTTCTCCCGGACCATTATCTCGCCATGAACACCGGGTCCGCGGAAGAGGAGATCGTCGGGGTTCCCGCCGTGGAGCCCGCCTTCGGGCTGCCCGCGGTGTGGATCTCTCCGGAGATGCGGGACAAGGCCGAATCCCTCGGGTACACCGTGGTGGATGCTCCATCGGTTCTGGCGACCCATCTCTCGGAGGTCATCAAGCGGTTCGGCGCCGACCTGCTCACCAGGCAGGAGGTACAGAAACTCACTGACATGGTGAAGGAAGCCGCACCGGCCGTGGTCGAGGAGATGATGGCCGCCCTGTCCCTCGGCGAGATCCAGAAGGTCCTCCAGAATCTCGTCAGGGAGCAGGTTCCCATCCGGGACCTGGTGAGCATCTTCGAAGCCCTGGCCGACTACGGCAAGACGTCCCGGAGTGTGGATTTCCTCACGGAACGGGTGCGGGAATCCCTGGCCCGGCTGATTACGATACGCATGCAGGATGAAACCGGCACCGTTACCGTTGCCACCCTTTCTCCCAACTGGGAGCAGAAGATCAAGGCCGCCATGGAAGGCGACCTTCTCCGGGGATGGCAGTTCAACATGGATCCCAGGGAAGTCCAGAAGATGATGGGAGCCGTTTCGAGAGCCGCGGAGGATATGTCCGTGAAGGGCATGGTTCCCGTTCTGCTTGTTCACCCCGATGTACGGCTCGTCATGCGGCGGATTCTTGAAGGATCGTTGCCAAGCCTGTTCGTGATATCCTATAATGAAATATCGCAGGGTGCACAGCTTAAATCGGTCGGGATGGTGGAATAA
- a CDS encoding flagellar brake protein produces the protein METMTPRAFLSFLNGRIGSKVLLFNEAGLYKGTYPSRVEDVKGDLIGLSHPLLRGALLPVLRNVELKLKVETDGALYQTTVSVARGGPQDGVPMLWVAPVSDAERVQRRYFVRVPCLLKTSFFRLEGEGLKPETEGWVSAVSRDISLGGVGVLVPESLSGGFAEQDRVLVRLPLQDGTFYLSGKVARKLRKEDVWEIGFAFESMPGSVEKPLGAFIRQQELAGRQ, from the coding sequence ATGGAGACCATGACTCCCCGGGCGTTCCTGTCATTCCTGAACGGCAGGATAGGCTCGAAGGTCCTTCTCTTCAACGAAGCGGGGCTCTACAAGGGAACCTATCCCTCCCGGGTGGAAGATGTGAAGGGAGATCTGATCGGCCTTTCCCATCCCCTTCTCCGCGGGGCTCTTCTTCCGGTTCTCCGGAACGTGGAGCTCAAACTCAAGGTGGAGACGGATGGAGCCCTGTACCAGACCACCGTTTCCGTCGCGAGGGGAGGTCCCCAGGACGGTGTCCCCATGCTCTGGGTTGCCCCCGTATCGGATGCGGAGAGGGTCCAGCGGCGCTATTTTGTACGGGTTCCCTGTCTTCTCAAGACATCTTTTTTCCGCCTTGAGGGAGAGGGATTGAAACCCGAAACAGAAGGGTGGGTTTCCGCTGTCTCGCGGGATATCAGCCTGGGCGGGGTCGGGGTTCTGGTGCCCGAGTCCCTTTCGGGTGGTTTCGCGGAACAGGATAGGGTTCTGGTGAGACTTCCCCTGCAGGATGGGACGTTCTATCTCTCCGGAAAAGTTGCGAGAAAGCTGAGAAAAGAGGATGTCTGGGAGATTGGATTCGCTTTTGAATCCATGCCAGGGTCCGTGGAAAAACCGCTCGGCGCCTTCATCCGCCAGCAGGAGCTGGCGGGACGCCAATAA
- a CDS encoding MinD/ParA family protein yields the protein MPDVGTRKGDQAKDLRRIVDMQRRPAGRLTGLRSLAVLSGKGGVGKSNISVNLSLAMAGRGKRVVLLDADLGMANVDLLCGLSPRFNLAHVIRGQKQVRDILLPLGENLSVLPGGPGVRELADLDEEALLNLIDSMSILEGLADVLVIDTGAGIHRNTISFGAASDAVLLVTTPEPTSIRDAYGVLKALVSATAGKTEVTVVVNMAASPEEGEDVADRIRSAASQFLGISPAFGGTVLRDETVPLSVKRRTPLLSAYPDSDASRCIRAVAGKILGLGGEQEPLPPGKGVKSFFFRLARGLGLGQ from the coding sequence GTGCCTGACGTCGGGACCAGGAAGGGAGACCAGGCGAAAGACCTGCGGCGTATCGTCGATATGCAGCGCAGGCCTGCCGGCAGACTTACCGGGCTCCGCTCCCTTGCTGTCCTGAGCGGCAAGGGAGGGGTGGGGAAAAGCAACATCTCGGTGAACCTTTCCCTGGCCATGGCCGGGAGAGGCAAACGGGTCGTCCTTCTCGACGCCGACCTCGGGATGGCGAACGTGGATCTGCTCTGCGGCCTCTCGCCCAGGTTCAACCTTGCCCACGTCATTCGGGGACAAAAGCAGGTCCGGGATATCCTTCTTCCCCTCGGGGAGAACCTTTCCGTTCTTCCCGGAGGGCCCGGGGTCCGTGAGCTGGCCGACCTCGACGAGGAGGCCCTTTTAAATCTCATTGACAGCATGTCAATCCTTGAGGGCCTGGCAGATGTTCTCGTTATCGATACCGGGGCCGGCATCCACAGGAACACTATCTCCTTCGGTGCCGCTTCCGATGCAGTGCTGCTTGTGACCACCCCGGAACCCACGTCCATCCGGGACGCCTACGGCGTGCTGAAAGCCCTGGTTTCGGCCACGGCGGGCAAGACGGAGGTGACCGTGGTGGTGAATATGGCGGCCTCTCCGGAAGAAGGGGAGGATGTCGCTGACCGCATCAGGAGCGCCGCGTCCCAGTTCCTCGGCATCTCGCCGGCCTTCGGGGGCACTGTGCTTCGGGACGAGACTGTTCCCCTTTCGGTGAAACGGCGGACGCCGCTCCTTTCCGCCTACCCGGACAGCGACGCCTCCCGGTGCATCAGGGCAGTGGCCGGAAAGATTCTCGGCCTCGGCGGCGAGCAGGAACCTCTTCCTCCGGGCAAGGGAGTCAAGTCTTTCTTTTTCAGGCTTGCCCGCGGGCTGGGATTGGGGCAGTAG
- the flhF gene encoding flagellar biosynthesis protein FlhF: MAIKIKRGTQITFEAKDDAEALRTVRDRLGPDAVILSSRQVKTGGFLGLFRRTVLQVSAAVLEEERRSESDTEKKERLAAFQKLLEIKQAMVSPGEGVTGGEASVLDGAPFRGDQVLSAAGVYSPRPPKVKKEVLPRETVSDGVDFSRQGLALASEKTAPPADPPETVSPEKLQNEVNEIARRLDLVLKRLETERSEPAPPPPPSDGGKDILAKLLAADVSETHARSLVERFRDDPQGKDFPQWLGRMIPVAAQESWEALGGRKIMLIGPTGVGKTTTIAKLAAIHSLWKKKKVFLLTADTYRIAAVKQVETYSKILGIPMDVVDDPRHIGPVLEKTGEADLVLLDTAGRSQRDGARIEEMRELFLAYQPDVVHLVLAANMKYRDMLDVVKRMGVVPISRVIFTKTDETTTYGALLNILLDFDRPVSFITTGQNVPNDIEVASGMRLAEMLLGEERRTGSA, translated from the coding sequence TTGGCAATAAAAATCAAGAGGGGGACGCAGATCACCTTCGAAGCGAAAGATGACGCTGAAGCACTCCGGACCGTCAGGGACCGTCTCGGGCCGGACGCGGTCATTCTTTCCTCCCGGCAGGTGAAGACCGGTGGTTTTCTCGGTCTCTTCCGCCGCACCGTCCTCCAGGTGAGCGCCGCTGTTCTCGAGGAAGAACGCCGTTCCGAGAGCGACACGGAGAAAAAGGAACGGCTCGCGGCATTCCAGAAACTGCTGGAGATAAAGCAGGCCATGGTTTCACCCGGAGAGGGCGTTACCGGCGGTGAAGCTTCCGTTCTCGACGGAGCGCCGTTTCGGGGAGATCAGGTTCTTTCCGCGGCGGGCGTCTATTCCCCCCGGCCGCCGAAAGTGAAGAAAGAAGTTCTCCCCCGTGAGACTGTCTCTGACGGCGTGGATTTTTCTCGGCAGGGGCTTGCCCTGGCGTCGGAAAAAACGGCCCCTCCGGCGGATCCTCCGGAAACGGTCTCCCCGGAGAAGCTCCAGAACGAAGTCAACGAAATTGCCCGAAGACTGGACCTCGTCCTGAAACGTCTCGAAACCGAGCGGTCCGAACCGGCCCCTCCTCCGCCACCGTCCGACGGGGGGAAGGATATCCTGGCAAAACTTCTTGCCGCGGACGTGAGTGAAACCCATGCCCGTTCCCTGGTGGAGCGGTTCAGGGACGACCCCCAGGGGAAAGATTTTCCCCAGTGGCTCGGAAGAATGATACCCGTGGCTGCCCAGGAATCCTGGGAAGCCCTGGGAGGCCGGAAGATTATGCTCATCGGCCCCACCGGGGTGGGGAAAACCACCACCATTGCCAAGCTGGCGGCCATTCATTCCCTGTGGAAAAAGAAAAAGGTCTTCCTGCTCACCGCCGACACCTACCGAATCGCAGCGGTGAAGCAGGTGGAAACCTATTCCAAGATCCTGGGAATCCCCATGGACGTGGTGGACGACCCCAGGCATATCGGTCCCGTCCTGGAGAAGACCGGCGAGGCGGACCTGGTTCTCCTTGACACGGCGGGACGCTCCCAGAGGGACGGGGCCCGCATCGAGGAAATGCGGGAACTTTTCCTGGCCTATCAGCCTGACGTGGTCCATCTCGTTCTCGCCGCGAACATGAAATACCGGGACATGCTCGACGTGGTGAAACGAATGGGCGTGGTCCCCATCTCACGGGTCATCTTCACCAAGACTGACGAGACCACCACCTACGGCGCCCTTCTCAACATTCTTCTGGATTTTGACCGTCCTGTCTCTTTCATCACCACCGGACAGAATGTTCCCAACGATATCGAGGTGGCATCGGGAATGCGGCTGGCCGAAATGCTCCTCGGGGAAGAGAGGCGAACAGGCAGTGCCTGA
- a CDS encoding chemotaxis protein CheA, which yields MTNMDMSQYLGAFLDEAGDNLKHLDDLILAVEKDQTDMDNIAEIFRSAHTLKGMSSTMGFERMASLTHAMEDMLDSVRRGAYTLRAKDIDLLFRSLDTLQSMVDSIRNGGGDGSVETEDLVSAMRNAQKEDKAAAGKPEEAPSPGEEMDFSGQELQWISEASGLGLNVYEVRVSLSPDCLLKAARAYMVVSRLDEMGDIIKTIPPVEALENEEFDHDFLVYAATSQSLEQVREAVARVSEVVGADVREVSRDREPLPGASAAAEPTEEKTPAAGTPLEEKAPPAGGSSPSAAVQPQRKSESAKKANQTVRVDIGRLDKLMNLVGELVIGRARIERLVQEAHLREFDEPLSQLGRISGDIQELVTKLRMVPVSFIFERFPRLVRDLSKTLGKEIELVMEGQETELDRTVIDEIGDPMVHIIRNSIDHGIEIPAERKKAGKPEKGLIKISAYQEGSGVIIEVTDDGKGIDASKVRAKALANGTITEEESAAMSDEEVVNLIFLPGFSMAEKVTDVSGRGVGMDAVKTKVESLGGQFDVSTEVGVGTRVFVRLPLTLAIVLALLIKVGDETYALPLENVEETILVKKENVKTVHGTPATLLRGDVLTLCNLAEMLGTSRNGEEAGDEYPVVVVKTGKTRIGFIVDELIGQQDIVIKSLGRFLSKIRGIAGATILGDGNVALILDVAGLYGR from the coding sequence ATGACGAATATGGATATGAGCCAGTACCTGGGGGCGTTTCTCGACGAGGCGGGAGACAATCTGAAACACCTCGACGACCTCATCCTCGCCGTAGAAAAAGACCAGACGGACATGGACAACATCGCGGAGATCTTCCGGTCCGCCCACACCCTCAAAGGCATGTCGTCCACCATGGGATTCGAGAGGATGGCTTCCCTCACCCACGCCATGGAGGACATGCTGGACTCGGTCCGAAGGGGGGCATACACCCTTCGGGCGAAGGATATCGATCTCCTCTTCAGGTCCCTGGACACACTCCAGTCCATGGTTGATTCCATCCGGAACGGAGGCGGGGACGGTTCGGTAGAAACTGAAGACCTCGTGTCCGCCATGAGGAATGCTCAGAAAGAGGATAAAGCGGCCGCCGGGAAACCGGAGGAAGCCCCCTCTCCCGGAGAGGAAATGGATTTCTCAGGGCAGGAACTGCAGTGGATCTCCGAGGCCTCCGGCCTGGGGCTGAACGTATATGAGGTCCGGGTTTCCCTTTCTCCGGACTGCCTCCTGAAAGCCGCCCGGGCCTATATGGTGGTGAGCAGGCTCGATGAAATGGGAGACATCATCAAGACGATTCCTCCGGTGGAAGCTCTCGAAAACGAGGAATTCGACCACGATTTCCTGGTCTATGCCGCCACCTCCCAGTCTCTTGAACAGGTCCGGGAAGCCGTTGCCAGGGTCAGCGAAGTGGTCGGCGCAGATGTCCGGGAGGTCAGCCGCGACAGGGAGCCCCTTCCCGGGGCATCCGCCGCCGCCGAACCCACGGAAGAAAAAACTCCGGCGGCAGGAACACCCCTTGAAGAAAAGGCTCCTCCTGCCGGCGGGAGCTCTCCTTCCGCCGCCGTCCAGCCCCAGCGAAAATCCGAGTCTGCCAAAAAAGCCAACCAGACAGTCAGGGTCGACATCGGACGGCTGGACAAACTCATGAACCTTGTTGGTGAACTCGTTATCGGGCGGGCGCGGATCGAGCGCCTGGTCCAGGAGGCGCACCTCAGGGAGTTTGACGAACCCCTCTCCCAGCTCGGGAGAATTTCCGGGGACATCCAGGAGCTTGTGACCAAGCTCCGCATGGTGCCCGTGTCCTTCATTTTCGAACGGTTCCCCCGCCTCGTGCGGGACCTTTCCAAGACCCTCGGCAAGGAGATCGAGCTGGTTATGGAGGGGCAGGAGACCGAACTCGACAGGACGGTCATCGACGAGATCGGCGACCCCATGGTGCACATCATCCGGAACTCCATCGACCACGGCATCGAAATCCCTGCGGAACGGAAAAAGGCAGGCAAGCCCGAAAAGGGTCTCATCAAGATTTCTGCCTACCAGGAAGGCAGCGGCGTCATCATCGAGGTCACTGACGACGGAAAGGGAATCGACGCGTCGAAGGTCAGGGCGAAGGCCCTGGCGAACGGCACCATCACCGAGGAAGAATCGGCGGCCATGTCCGACGAGGAAGTGGTGAACCTCATTTTCCTGCCCGGCTTCAGTATGGCGGAGAAGGTCACCGACGTCTCGGGGCGGGGTGTCGGCATGGATGCGGTGAAGACAAAGGTTGAGTCTCTCGGCGGCCAGTTTGACGTCTCCACGGAAGTAGGGGTGGGGACCAGGGTCTTCGTCCGCCTGCCCCTCACCCTTGCCATCGTTCTTGCCCTGCTCATCAAGGTCGGGGACGAAACATACGCCCTTCCCCTGGAGAACGTGGAAGAGACGATTCTCGTCAAAAAAGAAAACGTGAAGACCGTCCACGGAACCCCCGCCACCCTCCTCCGGGGAGACGTGCTCACCCTGTGCAACCTTGCGGAAATGCTGGGCACCTCCAGGAACGGGGAGGAGGCAGGGGACGAGTATCCCGTGGTGGTCGTCAAGACGGGGAAGACGCGGATCGGCTTCATCGTGGACGAACTGATAGGCCAGCAGGATATCGTCATCAAATCCCTCGGCCGCTTCCTGTCGAAAATCCGGGGAATTGCCGGCGCGACCATCCTCGGGGACGGAAACGTGGCGCTCATCCTTGACGTGGCCGGTCTGTACGGCAGATAG
- a CDS encoding protein-glutamate methylesterase/protein-glutamine glutaminase: MTESRIRVLVVDDSSFMRKVLSDILGGDPRIEVAGTARDGEDALRKIAELSPDVVTLDVEMPRKDGLSTLEEIMKQRPLPVIMVSSLTQEGAQITLRALSAGAVDFVAKPSGHISLNMRDVSADLVAKVIAASTARVGGRERKGIRPMVPPSVLQPAKPRLQPSFPPRAGRPEILAIAASTGGPRALQQVISQIPGNFPVPIVIVQHMPKDFTLSFAKRLDAMSELDVAEGTEGMDLRPGLAVVAPGGYHMIVRRNQAGRLSCGLSDAPPLLSVKPSANIMFLSVADELGGRAVGVILTGMGRDGADGAAALRSKGARIIAESQETCIVYGMPKSAVELGVVDELLPLYSIPEAMIRSVRE, encoded by the coding sequence ATGACAGAGTCGAGAATACGTGTGCTTGTGGTGGACGATTCGTCCTTTATGAGGAAGGTTCTGAGCGATATCCTCGGAGGAGACCCCCGCATCGAAGTGGCAGGAACTGCCAGGGACGGGGAGGACGCCCTGAGGAAGATCGCGGAGCTCTCCCCCGACGTGGTTACCCTTGATGTGGAGATGCCGAGGAAGGACGGGCTCTCCACCCTCGAGGAGATCATGAAGCAGCGTCCCCTTCCCGTGATCATGGTGAGCAGCCTGACCCAGGAGGGGGCCCAGATTACCCTGCGCGCCCTATCTGCAGGAGCAGTGGATTTCGTGGCCAAGCCGTCGGGGCATATCTCCCTCAACATGAGGGACGTCTCGGCCGATCTCGTTGCCAAGGTCATCGCAGCCAGCACAGCCAGGGTGGGGGGCAGAGAACGGAAGGGAATACGTCCCATGGTGCCTCCCTCCGTACTGCAGCCGGCAAAACCGCGGCTCCAGCCCTCTTTTCCTCCCAGGGCCGGCCGTCCGGAGATCCTTGCCATTGCCGCTTCCACGGGGGGCCCGCGGGCCCTGCAGCAGGTCATTTCCCAGATTCCCGGAAATTTTCCCGTGCCCATTGTCATCGTTCAGCATATGCCGAAGGATTTCACCCTGTCCTTCGCGAAACGCCTCGATGCCATGTCGGAGCTTGACGTGGCAGAAGGCACGGAAGGGATGGATTTGAGACCGGGACTAGCCGTAGTCGCTCCCGGAGGGTATCATATGATAGTACGGCGGAATCAGGCGGGCCGCCTGAGCTGCGGCCTGTCGGACGCCCCGCCCCTCCTCTCTGTGAAGCCGTCGGCGAACATCATGTTTCTGAGCGTAGCCGATGAGCTTGGGGGCAGGGCAGTCGGCGTTATCCTCACGGGAATGGGACGGGACGGTGCAGACGGAGCGGCCGCCCTGAGGTCGAAAGGGGCCAGAATAATCGCCGAATCCCAGGAAACCTGCATTGTGTACGGCATGCCGAAGTCGGCGGTGGAACTTGGAGTGGTGGACGAGCTTCTCCCCCTGTATTCCATACCTGAAGCCATGATCCGAAGCGTGAGAGAATGA
- a CDS encoding sigma-70 family RNA polymerase sigma factor, giving the protein MVLKASDAELWDEYLRTGSSRARENIVKRYLPLVKYVTARMAVSPPSGLDYDDLLSFGVFGLLDAIDRFDVSKGFSFQTFAVPRIRGAVLDELRKYDWISRTGREKLQRLGKAMETVLQDRGTLSDQALMDALGMDEKEYRETLELSSRSYIVSLDEVLSLEDGDVSREGIIPDDGESAADLLEDEDETVRVAGALKRLPEREMQVISLYYYEGLTLKEIGKVLGVTESRVSQIHGKALAALRGILAAKG; this is encoded by the coding sequence TTGGTCCTGAAAGCCTCGGATGCCGAACTCTGGGATGAATATCTCCGCACGGGAAGTTCCCGGGCCAGGGAAAATATAGTCAAAAGGTATCTTCCCCTCGTCAAGTACGTGACTGCCAGGATGGCCGTCTCGCCTCCGTCGGGGCTGGACTATGACGATCTTCTCAGTTTCGGCGTATTCGGACTTCTTGACGCCATTGACCGGTTCGACGTGTCCAAGGGGTTTTCCTTTCAGACCTTCGCCGTTCCCCGAATCCGGGGGGCGGTGCTTGACGAGCTCCGGAAATACGACTGGATCTCGAGGACGGGCAGGGAGAAGCTCCAGCGCCTGGGAAAAGCCATGGAGACTGTCCTCCAGGACAGGGGAACCCTTTCGGACCAGGCCCTCATGGACGCCCTGGGAATGGACGAAAAAGAATACAGGGAGACCCTTGAACTGTCCAGCAGGAGCTACATCGTCTCCCTCGACGAAGTGCTCTCCCTGGAGGACGGCGACGTCAGCAGGGAAGGAATCATACCCGACGACGGTGAAAGTGCCGCCGACCTGCTGGAGGATGAGGACGAAACGGTCCGGGTGGCGGGCGCCCTGAAAAGACTGCCTGAACGGGAAATGCAGGTCATTTCGCTGTATTATTATGAAGGACTGACACTCAAGGAAATCGGGAAGGTACTGGGAGTCACCGAATCCAGGGTTTCCCAGATTCACGGCAAGGCCCTCGCGGCCCTTCGGGGGATTCTCGCAGCGAAAGGGTAA